In the Styela clava chromosome 8, kaStyClav1.hap1.2, whole genome shotgun sequence genome, one interval contains:
- the LOC120346769 gene encoding polyglutamylase complex subunit TTLL1-like: protein MSGKVKYATDMEKSVLVNNFEKRGWSQVSADEDWNFYWTNVNTTRNIFSLETGYRLSDDQIINHFPNHYELTRKDLMVKNIKRYRKELDKEGSLLAEKDDSGRYIHLDFIPVTFLLPADYNLFVEEFRKNPSSTWIMKPCGKARGIGIFLINKLSQIKKWSRDSRAANFAPPSARDAYVISRYIDNPLLIGGKKFDLRMYVLVTSYRPLKCYMYRLGFCRFCTVKYTQSTNELDNMFVHLTNVSIQKHGDEYNPIHGGKWTISNLRHFLESTRGKAVTDKLFDEINWLTVCSLKAVSGSMANDRHCFECYGYDIIIDDKLKPWLIEVNASPSLTSTTANDRIMKYNLINDILNIVMPGGEPPDVKWNKVPPKEGYGHFDLLYDEELAQQGDTGGPSSDIRDSRSRGMMGPGARGRDQSRTRGATTWK, encoded by the exons ATGTCCGGAAAAGTAAAATATGCTACAGACATGGAAAAGTCCGTTCTTGTTAATAATTTTGAGAAGCGAGGTTGGTCGCAG GTTTCAGCTGATGAAGACTGGAATTTTTACTGGACGAATGTCAATACGACAAGAAATATCTTCAGCCTTGAAACTGGATATAG GCTGTCAGATGATCAAATTATCAATCATTTCCCAAATCATTATGAACTTACTCGGAAAGATCTCATggtgaaaaatatcaaaagataTCGCAAGGAATTGGACAAGGAGGGAAGCTTGTTGGctgaaaaa gATGATTCTGGTCGGTATATCCATCTAGATTTCATTCCTGTTACTTTCCTTCTTCCTGCTGATTACAACTTATTTGTCGAAGAATTTAGAAAGAATCCGTCAAGTACTTGGATTATGAAACCATGTGGAAAA GCACGTGGTATCGGAATTTTCCTGATCAACAAATTGTCTCAAATCAAGAAATGGTCTCGTGATAGTCGAGCCGCTAATTTTGCTCCACCATCAGCTAGAGATGCGTATGTGATATCAAGATATATCGATAATCCGTTGCTGATTGGTGGAAAAAAGTTTGATCTAAGAAT GTACGTTCTTGTGACTTCATATCGGCCTCTTAAATGCTACATGTATCGACTCGGCTTCTGTCGGTTTTGCACAGTGAAATACACTCAGAGTACGAATGAATTAGACAACATGTTTGTCCACTTGACGAATGtttcaatacaaaaacatgGAGATGAGTACAATCCGATTCATGGTGGGAAATGGACTATAAG CAACCTTCGACACTTCTTGGAAAGTACTCGAGGAAAAGCTGTTACGGACAAACTTTTCGATGAAATTAACTGGTTGACTGTATGTTCATTGAAAGCGGTCTCTGGATCAATGGCAAATGATCGACATTGCTTTGAGTGCTATGGCTACGATATTATTATTGATGACAAGTTAAAACCTTGGCTTATTGAG GTCAACGCATCCCCTTCTCTTACATCGACCACAGCTAACGACAGaatcatgaaatacaatttaATTAACGATATTTTAAACATCGTCATGCCTGGTGGGGAACCCCCTGATGTAAAATGGAATAAAGTACCCCCCAAAGAAGGTTACGGGCACTTTGATCTTCTCTACGATGAAGAACTAGCTCAACAAGGGGACACTGGAGGGCCCTCTAGTGATATTCGGGACTCCAGGAGTAGGGGTATGATG